A section of the Festucalex cinctus isolate MCC-2025b chromosome 9, RoL_Fcin_1.0, whole genome shotgun sequence genome encodes:
- the pmt gene encoding phosphoethanolamine methyltransferase isoform X1 — protein sequence MEHVRSAMTEFWKEHSKEATVQEMMLDSRAIELAQQELPEILSMLPSLAGCRVLEVGAGIGRYTSHLLKQAAHVTAVDFMESFVEKNRQSNGHHKNVTVIQADVTKLELPSNSVDFIFSNWLLMYLSDEELHLLLKKMLTWLQPGGSLFFRESCNHRSGDCKREFNPTCYRTEAQYNHLTKSVQVEDEDAGHKFGFDIILRKRVKTYLEVKNNPNQICWLLEKVTRSSDTKESFSTFQMFLDNKQYTRRGILRYEKMFGSGYVSTGGPSTTKEFVDMLNLQPGQKVLDVGCGIGGGDFYMAKTFGVEVLGLDLSENMVDIAMERALAERLPSVEFEVADATKRTFPEGSFDVVYSRDTILHIADKLALFKRFHSWLKPGGQLLISDYCCGEKPWTPQFEAYVKQRGYILYTPAQYGKFIRDAGFSNVETNDRTAQFIQVIKEELQRADEIKSEFIEEFSEEDYSAIVNGWREKLERSKSGDQRWGLFHARRN from the exons ATGGAGCACG TGCGAAGCGCCATGACGGAGTTTTGGAAGGAGCACTCCAAGGAGGCCACGGTTCAGGAGATGATGTTGGACTCGCGCGCCATTGAGCTGGCACAGCAGGAACTGCCCGAGATCTTGTCTATGCTGCCCAGTCTGGCTGGATGTCGAGTGCTGGAAGTCGGGGCCGGCATTGG TCGATACACCAGCCACCTGCTGAAACAGGCGGCCCACGTGACCGCCGTGGATTTCATGGAGAGCTTCGTGGAGAAGAACAGGCAGAGCAACGGGCACCACAAAAACGTTACCGTCATCCAAGCTGATGTCACGAAGTTGGAATTGCCCTCAAACAG TGTTGACTTCATCTTCTCCAACTGGCTGCTGATGTACCTCAGTGACGAGGAGCTGCATTTGTTATTAAAGAAAATGCTGACGTGGTTGCAGCCCGGCGGTTCGCTCTTCTTCAGAGAATCATGTAACCATCGCTCAG GTGACTGTAAAAGGGAGTTCAACCCAACGTGTTACCGTACTGAGGCCCAGTACAACCACCTGACCAAATCAGTCCAAGTGGAGGATGAAGATGCGGGTCACAAGTTCGGTTTCGACATCATACTCAGGAAGAGGGTCAAAACATACTTGGAG GTGAAGAACAACCCAAATCAGATCTGCTGGTTGTTGGAGAAGGTTACTCGTTCTTCGGACACAAAAGAATCATTCAGCACCTTCCAGATGTTCCTGGACAACAAGCAGTACACCAGGCGGGGCATCCTGCGCTATGAGAAGATGTTCGGGTCGGGGTATGTCAGCACAGGCGGGCCCAGCACCACCAAG GAATTTGTAGATATGCTCAACTTGCAACCTGGCCAGAAGGTTCTGGATGTGGGCTGTGGTATTGGTGGAGGAGATTTCTACATGGCAAAG ACATTCGGCGTGGAGGTGCTCGGCTTGGACCTCTCCGAGAACATGGTGGACATCGCGATGGAGAGGGCGCTCGCTGAGAGGCTGCCGTCG GTTGAATTTGAAGTTGCTGATGCCACTAAGCGGACGTTCCCAGAGGGTTCGTTTGACGTCGTCTACAGCAGAGACACAATCCTCCACATTGCAGACAAGCTCGCTCTTTTCAAACGTTTCCAT TCATGGTTAAAGCCTGGGGGCCAGCTGCTTATCAGTGACTACTGTTGTGGGGAGAAGCCGTGGACCCCCCAGTTTGAGGCTTATGTCAAACAGCGAGGCTACATCCTCTACACGCCGGCACAGTATGGAAAG TTCATTCGGGACGCTGGCTTCAGTAACGTTGAGACAAACGACCGGACAGCCCAATTCATCCAAGTTATAAAAGAGGAGCTCCAGAGAGCAGATGAAATCAAGAGTGAATTTATCGAG GAATTTTCTGAGGAGGACTATAGTGCCATTGTGAACGGCTGGAGGGAAAAATTGGAGCGTTCGAAGAGCGGAGACCAGCGATGGGGACTCTTTCATGCaagaaggaactga
- the pmt gene encoding phosphoethanolamine methyltransferase isoform X2 codes for MTEFWKEHSKEATVQEMMLDSRAIELAQQELPEILSMLPSLAGCRVLEVGAGIGRYTSHLLKQAAHVTAVDFMESFVEKNRQSNGHHKNVTVIQADVTKLELPSNSVDFIFSNWLLMYLSDEELHLLLKKMLTWLQPGGSLFFRESCNHRSGDCKREFNPTCYRTEAQYNHLTKSVQVEDEDAGHKFGFDIILRKRVKTYLEVKNNPNQICWLLEKVTRSSDTKESFSTFQMFLDNKQYTRRGILRYEKMFGSGYVSTGGPSTTKEFVDMLNLQPGQKVLDVGCGIGGGDFYMAKTFGVEVLGLDLSENMVDIAMERALAERLPSVEFEVADATKRTFPEGSFDVVYSRDTILHIADKLALFKRFHSWLKPGGQLLISDYCCGEKPWTPQFEAYVKQRGYILYTPAQYGKFIRDAGFSNVETNDRTAQFIQVIKEELQRADEIKSEFIEEFSEEDYSAIVNGWREKLERSKSGDQRWGLFHARRN; via the exons ATGACGGAGTTTTGGAAGGAGCACTCCAAGGAGGCCACGGTTCAGGAGATGATGTTGGACTCGCGCGCCATTGAGCTGGCACAGCAGGAACTGCCCGAGATCTTGTCTATGCTGCCCAGTCTGGCTGGATGTCGAGTGCTGGAAGTCGGGGCCGGCATTGG TCGATACACCAGCCACCTGCTGAAACAGGCGGCCCACGTGACCGCCGTGGATTTCATGGAGAGCTTCGTGGAGAAGAACAGGCAGAGCAACGGGCACCACAAAAACGTTACCGTCATCCAAGCTGATGTCACGAAGTTGGAATTGCCCTCAAACAG TGTTGACTTCATCTTCTCCAACTGGCTGCTGATGTACCTCAGTGACGAGGAGCTGCATTTGTTATTAAAGAAAATGCTGACGTGGTTGCAGCCCGGCGGTTCGCTCTTCTTCAGAGAATCATGTAACCATCGCTCAG GTGACTGTAAAAGGGAGTTCAACCCAACGTGTTACCGTACTGAGGCCCAGTACAACCACCTGACCAAATCAGTCCAAGTGGAGGATGAAGATGCGGGTCACAAGTTCGGTTTCGACATCATACTCAGGAAGAGGGTCAAAACATACTTGGAG GTGAAGAACAACCCAAATCAGATCTGCTGGTTGTTGGAGAAGGTTACTCGTTCTTCGGACACAAAAGAATCATTCAGCACCTTCCAGATGTTCCTGGACAACAAGCAGTACACCAGGCGGGGCATCCTGCGCTATGAGAAGATGTTCGGGTCGGGGTATGTCAGCACAGGCGGGCCCAGCACCACCAAG GAATTTGTAGATATGCTCAACTTGCAACCTGGCCAGAAGGTTCTGGATGTGGGCTGTGGTATTGGTGGAGGAGATTTCTACATGGCAAAG ACATTCGGCGTGGAGGTGCTCGGCTTGGACCTCTCCGAGAACATGGTGGACATCGCGATGGAGAGGGCGCTCGCTGAGAGGCTGCCGTCG GTTGAATTTGAAGTTGCTGATGCCACTAAGCGGACGTTCCCAGAGGGTTCGTTTGACGTCGTCTACAGCAGAGACACAATCCTCCACATTGCAGACAAGCTCGCTCTTTTCAAACGTTTCCAT TCATGGTTAAAGCCTGGGGGCCAGCTGCTTATCAGTGACTACTGTTGTGGGGAGAAGCCGTGGACCCCCCAGTTTGAGGCTTATGTCAAACAGCGAGGCTACATCCTCTACACGCCGGCACAGTATGGAAAG TTCATTCGGGACGCTGGCTTCAGTAACGTTGAGACAAACGACCGGACAGCCCAATTCATCCAAGTTATAAAAGAGGAGCTCCAGAGAGCAGATGAAATCAAGAGTGAATTTATCGAG GAATTTTCTGAGGAGGACTATAGTGCCATTGTGAACGGCTGGAGGGAAAAATTGGAGCGTTCGAAGAGCGGAGACCAGCGATGGGGACTCTTTCATGCaagaaggaactga